A segment of the Kwoniella shivajii chromosome 2, complete sequence genome:
AATCAGTTCAAAAGATCAGGCTTTTCTGAACTTTCAACGTACTTCTGAACGGGCTTGGATTACTAAATGAGCACCTCGAAGAAATTTGTCTTGGACTTGCGGGCTTTGGATGTCTAAACAGATATAATCAGATTTCTATCCTATACAGAGCCGTATGAACTCACTGAATAATCCTTTTCTGTTCTCTGGGACACCGTCACCTAGCCATGAGATGAGGATAAATTTGGGCAACGAACTCTGCAGGACATTTAGCTTGTTTCTCTCATCGCTGAGATAATGCACTCACGACAGGGTCCTTCACACGAGCGAAAGCATATTGTATTCTGCGCTGACCGTCAACTTCCAAACTCTTTCGGAAAATTCGACTTACCTTCCGTCGTTGAACTCCTCCTCTAGATCCTCCAATCCACTCCCAGTAGCTTGCACTTTAAGTTCATTTCCCGTCTGATTGAAAATCGCCCAGTCGTAGTCGGCCGTGCCATTTATCAGGGCCTGGTATGTAGGCTGTAGATCTTGCGCTGCGAATGAGATTGACATGATCAAGCTATCCTTGTGAGTTGGTCAAGTGTAAAGCGTGAAGACATGAGTTGAGAAGGAATACATAGATAAATGGGTGAGCGTGTAGCTTGTGTGTATATGTGGAATGACGTATCGCACAGCTATCggaatgtggcactttgGATACGCGTGCTCTGCTGCTGGTATTCAATCGTTTTTAAATGCATTTATGGATAAAGGGTAGATCTAGATGTTGTTATATGTAATGTCCgtttgatgtatatatatatgtatgcaGTGTATAAAAATTATCTGGACCAGCCAGCAATGTTCATAGAACGACCCAAAATAAAAgatctgatcaaagcaaTCCGATACAGCCAATGACGATATCTTATATAGTCATAGTCTTTTGAACGTCGTTTCCGGCAGATTGGAAAGTGAGTCTGTTACGGTTAGATTTGACCGGCGCATCGAATCTTCTGTAAGCAGCTGAGTCACAGAAAGAGCTTATGCCGACTTCTTGAATTTCAGGTTGTTGGCAGAAACATTCATATTGACCACCTTTGACGCCCGTAGGTGGGGCAAGTAAGTATGCACCGGTGGAAGAACAATGCTCGAAACATTGCGCAGGAGTATCCACGATCAATCCAAGGATGGTATGTTCGGATGCAAGAGAATTGGCGCAATGAGTGAACGTAAGCTCTGTATGAAGGTGGTAGACCTTTTTTTAGTATTAGCTTCCAAGTCACATGAATTTAATCATAATAACTCACAGTAGCGTCATTCTCGTAACACCTTTCGCCTTCGTAGGCTGGTTGAAGGTAATCTTTATGTTCGCTCAGTGTGGCAGATGAATCACAATGACAATAATGAATGGCGTCAACATCATGAAAGTATGAGAATGAGTATTCAAAGCCACGGGCGGTACATTGATCCTGGTAATGAAACATTAGCCTAGATCTGCAATTGAGTAAAATAGGTAACTCACAATACAATCGGTGCCTTCCACATTAGGCAATTCAACgtgtgattttgatttatGAGGAATGGAGCCTGTCATGCAGCCAGTGAACGTAGCAGCTTGGGCGAGAATGGGAGCGAGAAGAAAAGCGAAGGCAATGGGAAACATCTTGCTGAGGGAGTGTTGGGATGTAGAGCGAGGGGTGATAGGGAGAGGTGGGCTTAGTATGTGTTCAAGAGGTCTATCAAGAGTGCTCTGATGGCTGATATGGTATGCTTTTTCACGGTGAGATAGTCAGGAAGTGAGGTCACGAGGCTGGGACAATTGGACGCTGTAAATGAGTGTGGGTAAAGTTGGGCCGAGTCAAATGAGTGTGGGTAAAGTTGGGGAAAGACTCGAGGGCGCTGTTGATGTTACTGTTGATGGGGAATTACATCCTTGTTCCTTCATGGACTCTTTATACGATTCCTTCTAATACATATGATTCTCATACACAGAGTCAAAAACGCCACATGTTATCAACCAGACTAGGAACGGGTTAATGAAgaatattgattgatgtcGTATGAATCAGTGGTATACAGTCATTTGTGTTGATGAGCACATGCAGATTGAGAAAGGTTTTGTAGTCCAAGGATAGACATCAGAAACACTCCCTGGTCAGGCTTTAAACTCAACATAAAACATATACAACGAGAAGAATATTTGTATCAGACACGCCAAGGAGCGTGCAGCGAAATATGTCCTGAATGTATGAATTGAAACCGATCGTACCTGAATTGAAAAATGATATCGTATGCCAAAAGTACCGCTCTCGGTGTCCAAGTAAACAAACAATCAATGTGATTTGCTCAAAGAGATAGTCAATGAGGAAAAATCAAGGAGTTTCATAGAGATACAAAAATAAATCATTACAGCTTCAAGCCAAGACTGAAATTTtaccaaaaaaaaaaataGAAAAATATCCGTTCCATGTTTTCGTCCACAACCTAAATGTCCAAATGAgtgttttgacttttctATTCGTTACTGTTAAATCGTACTGTACTATATATTGTCCAAACAATGAGACATAAAATCGATAATATCCCTGTGCCCTGTTTTCTACCACTTCTCATAGACGCAATCTGTAACTATCTTACGCATTCGCCATCCCTTAGAGTCCATTTTCTCTTACATGCGAATGCCACACACTTCCCATTTGTACATGTCGAACCGCCCATAAGTACTCCAGGCATGTTAGTGCAGCTGAAGCAAACCCGCGTCAGCTCTTTCTGATAATACGGCGAGAAAATTTGGGAGTGCACTCACTCTAAACCGGTAGAAGTGCTGTTCACAGGGCCAAATGCTGTATATTCACCATGTGTGCATCCACCGCAAGATTCTGATTGGAATATTGGTTAGTTTGGCGGTAGACGAGGTAGCATAGTCTACTGATACGACTTAACTTACCAAGGTCAGACTCAGGATCGACGCACTCCCAGGAATCTTCAACACCGGGTATAACGCATGaagtcatcttctttggacAAAaagatttccttctttcagcttctgcaaCACGTTGCATTTCTCGTTTCCTTGATTGTGCATTTTGACTTGCAGTTGCTGAATGAGTGTATTTATAGAACTGACCAATACCACATACTCCCGAAGCACCGGGTCCACTGGGATCACATACACATCCGAATGTAGGAGCGATAGCTGTCAGGGAGGGGACTATTGGGATGAAATATGCTTGAAGGTTTGATTTACATCTCTCAAAACATGCTTGAGGATCTTGGACTAGTGCTCCACCAAGAATCGTACCTTGCGTGAGGTCAATGACTACTCCGGTCAAAGTATTGGTACAGCCTTGAAATGAGAAAGTTGTTTTCAGGTCGGTGGCCTAAGAAGCAGTCATTTGAGCTACTACCAATGAGATGCCAATCATTTGCATATGACTCACTGTGGCTTGCACGGCGTCCAGACATGATGAAGGATTGGCACTGCTCCCAACCAGATAGTTGGTGGCAGCAGCATAAGAGCCCAAAGCATCGCAATAACAATTATTGCCGATGAGTACCGCATTGGTGTAATAAGAATATTGCTGATTAGCTGCCAGACATCGGGTCTGAGATCATGTGAATTTTGTTTTGATTAGCATATCGGTCTCGTTATACATAGGCAGGAAAGTCCTTACGTTGCATGCGGCCTGGCTGGCGACTCGGGCACCATTAGAAGCTGTAAGAGCGACTGTGGCTGAAAGTACACATCCAACGAAGGTAGATGCTGCTTGAACGGAAGATAGTAGTCCTAATATCGTGAGaacgaaaagaggtttagaTATCATGATGAATAAAGGGGGCGAAGGGCTCCGAAttgagaggaagagattATAAATTATTGCCGTTGCAGAAGGGAGTGATACTATAGTTGAAATTCGAGGGAAAAATTCTACACTACACCAAGAAAAGTCGAACAACAGCGGAATTGATGGGATTCCAATTATTGGAAGAAATATTCGTGGATGAGGGAAAGATATATCCCCAGATACGAGTGTCGAGGTTTTGAGGTAGTCCCAAGAGAACCAATCCTCGAATCTGTGACGATATGATCAAAGGTCAATCAATAGAAGATTCCCTTCTGATCGACCGTTGATCTTTGGACAGGTATCCAGCGTGACTCGGAAAGATCCATTATAAATGAACCATAAACATAGTCAGACAACCTTAATACAAGAAACATAGTATATTAATTTGATGTTCGACCCATATTCCCTTCATGATTCCAGATTACAAGGACGAAAGGATCCAACCAGTGAGCAGAACAGCTTGGAAGTACACAATTTTCCTTGAAATTTGAAATCGATCAACGGGTGCCGGAATATCTGATGGGAAGCTGTAAACATGTTAACCTCTGACACTTGTCTCTGGTCGATCACTTTGATTTGCATAAGTCtattgagagaagatatagGTTACCAAAGACTGGGAGATATCGGAAGTACAAACAATCCTCCTATGTACCCCGTCTACTTCCGCCTACGGAAGAAACAGTAGCAGTGACCGAGAGTTAGCGATCGAGCGTTACAAGTAGGTAGTTTTCAAGACAGGATACTATCAATTCAGTTCGGCTTGGTCGCAGACCTTCTTCTTAATTCTAttcattcacctttcttaAGGTTGTCTCACCGTACCGCCTGAATGAGTTGAGGGATTGGCGCCTTCTCCCATCATACTTGAACGTCATATCCTCAGTAAAATACAGATCATAGAGATGGCGGAATGACATAACCTCGAGGTGCGTATGCGTCAAAGTTATGAGGACCCTTTCGTGAAAACGCACGTTCAGTGAAcgagattgattgaaatgaaatgagaCGCATATGAAATTGCTCGATATGCAGACAGTGCCTGATCACTTGAGACATCCTGTGAACGTGACGCATTTTATGCACCACGGCATGAGTAAATGTGCGCCACAAGTAAGAAATTATGGTGTGGCTGTGAAATTATCTTCACGCATATTATGAATTAGACATGTGTTACATTAGCTTTGCATAACGTGAAGTCGATTGAGATCGTACCGTCTCAATTAAGCACTCAGCGTGGCTTTTGTGAGGATCAGGGACTGAATAGGCAATACTGTTCTTGCTGGAACGATTGAAAACACAAGAAGGGGAAGATACCTTTGCCTCTTTGTTCCAGGTGTGATCTGACCATCTTGCATGATGTACATAAATAATGGAGTTgttctcttcatccttccCCTTACGAATTACCCTTTTCTCGGATAAGCAATCTTGTTTGTACTTGATGGCACCAGTCATCGGGTGTCCCAATATTCCAATGAAATGTTAATACTTTCATTTGAATTGAGTTAAATTGAGTTGAATGTAGATTCCCGAGCGATGTCATGAGTACGTACACTTGACTCTCGCTTCTTGCGAACCGACACACGCGACTAATCTTCTTGGCGCCGGTATCGACAACCCTTGTTCAAAGCCAATACAATTACCTTTTTCCAAGACTGTCTGATGGAAACAAGAATATCCATCCTTCAATAGTGAGGATCTCTTTGAAAGGCCCCTTGAAAGGGATGAAGCGATGACCGGAATTGGTATATCCTTAGCTGGATAAACATGACTCGATTTGTAGCTGCTCAGAGGGCAAGGTGATCAGTCAATGTGCCTTGTGATTGGATCTATGGCTCTTTTGGTAGCGCAGATTTGCTATTTCATGATAAGCTAGATCTAAGACGGGTTGGCTCCCATCTTGTCCGCCTCGCTGCCTCTCAGAGACCCGACTCATTTCTCTGCCACATAACTGGACTTATGATCATCGATTTGCCTCCAACGAGGGTGATTCTCCGCGATCTTATTGACCTACGGTATTACCTGTCAGATTATATAACATTCGAGAATGTCGCTGAACAAGAGTAACTGCGTGCTTCATGGCTAAGCTGGTTACGGCGTCCGACTGTTAATTCAATCGAACAGTTGAAAAGCAATCGGAAGATCGAGAGTTCGATCCTCTCTGAAGCAGTTTCTTTTTGCCTCTAACGTTCCCCTGACTTTACTGATCATCTTGCAGCAAGAATCGTTCATTTTGCTTCAGAAACCGATGAGATATGACTGTTCTAGTGGATGGGGTGAAAGTGCCACAAATCCTTATCGATATGTGGCAACGCGCGAAAAGACGGGGGTTTTTTCGATAACCACGTGCTCAAAGGACTGTGGCGATGCCACACTCGCTTTCAATCCTCTTTTCCTCACTCATAATGTGGATCAAGAGCCTTGTGAAACACATCAGGCAAGCGAGATGTATGAGGCCCTTAACCCTCACACCCTACacgaagatgagatgtgGCGTTGTCGTTTCGTTCACATCACTGCAGGTGGCGTTTTAATGCAGAAATTAGACTATGCCAAGATACGACTATTTCGTGCCTGTTCGAGCCTGAACCAATCTAAGTCTTCGCTTTGTTTTCGGTCCGGGATAACATTACAAGATAGACATGGGTTCAACGGCAAGATGATTCCGACATCATTCTCGGCGACAAAGCACAACAGCTAGGATAAGGAGGAGTACAGGCAAGGAAAGATCAGTGCGAGCAGTTCTACAATACGTTACATGGGAAAGGCAGTCGGCCGAATCTGGACTAGTCCCCTCAGAGGTCAAGGGAGAAATTCGCTTAAACCATGTTTCAAAGGGAGTCTTCTCAAAAAGACAGAGGACAGTGCGTTGACAGGATTAAAACAATAGTCGACTAATCAACAAAAGTATATACACAAAAGGAATGTCGtcgatgaaaatgaaataaCCCCgttgattgattcattgcAAATTCAGTCAAACGTGTAACCACATTTGACAGATTCTTTTCATCatactttctttcttttcatcattatttGCGTCAACAGTCTCAATTACTCACCAACCAGCACAAAGACAGATCAGTATGAGCGTGATCCCATTGATCACAACTTGCCTCAAAGCATTCGCTGCTTTTTGGTCGTTGATCCTATTTGcagtatcagcttctttcattgcTAAATCAAATTCCTACTGTGAGCGGAAGTCTGTACATTCACCGATCACGAGAGCTAATTACTCGAACATCTTCCATATAGTCGGTTCTGGACCAGTAAATGAGTCTAATTTCGCAGCTGGAAATGCGTTAATCGCAGGAGGTGTCATATTCATAATTTACCTTGGTGTAGCGTAAGTTTTCCCATGACACAAGTCCAGTCATATATGGTAATATTCGTCTGATCGTCATTCATCATTTAGACTATTCTTCATTTTCCGTTCACCCGACAACATGTTCATCTCAGTCATGATAGACACCATCATGTTAGGcatattcttcatctacttcctCGGTAACTACATTTCCACTATAAAGTTTTGAGTACTTATAACctgagctgacgagatgataTTTTCACGATTGTAGGTGCTACAGCTGCTCTCTCCACCGAAGCCCGCTTCTTCGCCTACTGGGACGAGGTGGATACTTGGGCTGCGTAAGTGAACAGTAGCAGTTGAAGCAGTGTTGCGAGACTGACATCGTTTCTTTATCCTTCGTTGGCTGTAGTCTCGGCAATGCAGTACTTGGTCTAGGTTGGGTGATGACTTTCCTCGTAAGGCAAAAAACCATCACTCAGCTCATATCGTGCGAAAGATACTGATTTTGAAACGAATTAGATCCTGGCCATACTCCTTCTCGAGGTGATCTACACTCTCAAACATTTCGGAAGAGATTACCCAACATGGCGAACACCTTTCAACCAACTTGTCGAATATGGTACACCAGGTTCAAGGACTGGAGCAACAACTCAACCTGGAGTAGCGATGAATAACGTTACTTCTCCTGCTTCTGCAACTCAGACTACTAATACCTTTCCCGCTCAATCCGGCGATCAAGCTTATCCAGCTCAAACCCCGCTTCAAGCCACCGGCAACACGCATCAGACCGGTGAGcatcatattcttcctcAAACTTATCCAAgtcatcaacctcaacatGATCAAATTAACGAAAAATTATCTCCTTATCAAGGTCCGCTCCATCCTGGATCAGCTGTTTGATCATCCCAATAACCCTTACATGGACATCATCAAGACTCTTGAAGGGTTTGTGACAGGAAAAGCACGAGTGACGAAAAAAGAAGCGCGAGGGAGTCTACTTAATTGCACATAGATCAATCGTATGCGAAAATCAATTTCATAGAAACATTGTCACCCTGACTGCCTTTCGTAGCCTTGACATTTATCGTGTTTACCTTTACTCAATCCCCATTAACCTTTCCAAGCCTCAGTAGAAGAATATGGCAAGAACTGATATCCGGGTCAGCTATCTTTGGTAGATCTGCTATGACACTTTGACTTACTTTACCGTCCATCGTGATCACTACTCTGTCACCTTTAGGAtcttttttcctttcgaGGGAAGTTCGGAAGTCTGCAGATTACGATATGAGCTCGGTTTACCTCAACTGCCACGAGGTGACTTACCGATCGCAGACATGATTCCATCACCGAACTGCGTTTCTCACGTTAGTCCTACATTGGTCTAGAATGTGTTACtgtatgactcaccttctcggCAATCAAAGCTTTATATGAGTACCCATAAACCAGTAGAACTTCGTATAATCTGTAAAGCACAGGATCCTGTGGGATGACTCTCCTTTAACATGGTGACATAGAGGGTTAATAAAGTTAAACATACTTTAGGAGGCATCTCCATTCCTCTATCTCTATCGACTAAACCTTGAACACCTAAACTTCCCTGACCTTTTCCAGCTAATCCAGCGATCAATCTCTCTTGAGTCACTTGAGGTGTATTTGGAGGCAGGTAATCCTTATTGTACGCCTCGAgagatgattttgatcctTCACTTAATACTTCAAACACCTTTTTCGCTGTGTCTTCATCCGTTGTAGCTTGTCCATAGAATAAGGCTGCTGTCCATACTTCCGGCTTATCGATCTTGGTTGATATATCGGAGAATGTCAGACCTGATAGTGTCTTCAGTTGTAGTAAAGCTTGGCAGTGTAGAGGGAGGTTGAGCATGACTGATATGTTGATATTGACTTTTGTTACAGTGGGTAGTGAGTGATAAGATGACAAAGTCGTAGGTCGAATATCccccttctccatcaccCCTATATATAGATCATGTCATGAGTTGGGAGGGGGATTTCATGAGGTTTCCGGTGTCTGCTGTCGGTTTACATGCTACCCGGGTCTGACCTCCACCCACATGAATTCAATAAGATAAGCGGAGCAGACCGCCTTTAAGTAGGGTACTTGAACAGAGAAATCAATCTATTTGTTGACGAGCTGTCCGGAACAAGTCAATAATTCGATGAGCTGGAAGGTTGAGATGATACAGTTCAACTTATAATGTCACTGTGATTCCTTGTTGTTCAGCATAATTCCTACCTATATCCCTGCGAGTAGTCGAGAAATCATCGGAATCAACAACTTGACTGAGTGTTCACTTGCTTTCGAGCTTAAGCTAGGAACTATTCCCTTGCCATTAGCTCGTCTCCTACTTTTACCACACTCGCCATGCGAGTGACCTCTTACCTCGCTCTTCCCGTCCTTCTCCTCGCCAGTTCAGCACTGGCCGAATCTTCAAGATCGGCAAGTCAGATAGCTCAAGATGCGACAAAGCTGCTAGCTGAAGGGTCCTACATAGAAGCTGCTAGAGCATATGGAGAGGCTATAGGTAAATAGAACGTCTTCGCAACCGGTCCAACGGGGTCGACAGTATGAGCTACGGACGTGGTTTACGCTGACTCCTATCACTGTCGAATTAGATCTAGACCCTACAAGCTATGTGAACTACTACAAAAGAGCTACTGCGTATCTTTCAGCTGGACGAAATACAGCTGCtcttgatgatttcgataagatattgaagatcaatccatctttcgCACAGGTAAGTGGGATTATGCCTCTTAACCCATAACTGTCATCAGACCTCATGGGTCGTTTCAACATCCATCTTCGTTGTTACTGTCTGGTCACATGATCTTGAAAAAAAGCTGACACTGGAAATCCGTTACAGGCACACTTGCAGAAAGCAAAGATATTAGCTAAAGAAGGAGAGTTTGAAAAAGCTCAGAGTGAACTGAAAGCTTATGGGAAAAGTAAAAGTGATAATGATTCAACCGAACTCGTAAGCTGCTTCTTTATGGCATTGGCAGAAACAGCTTCCGCTTACAAATACCTTATAGGTTCATTCTGTCACGTTAGCTACTGGAGCAAGTAAATCAGCACACAAAGCAGCGAAAAGTAAAGACTGGAATGTATGTGTAGATCACGCTACGAAAGCTTTAGAAGTGGGACCTAATTCTTCtgaattgagagaattgaGAGTGAAATGTGCCACGGAGTTAGGAGATGTCCAAGCTGTTTATGGGGATTTGAGGTGAGTCGCGAATAGCTTCAGCAGCATGGAATGGTAGCTCAGCGATATATTCGTTTCTTACAGTCGACTGGCATCGTTAAATCCATCATCCATAACTTATCCGTTGAGATTATCTCATATAGCATATTTCCTACTAGGTTCCGAAGCAGCAACGACGCATATTAAACAATGTTTGCATTATGATCCAGATTCCAAACCATGTAAAGCGGTACATAAACTTATACGTAAATTCGAGAAAGAAACTGCCAAAGCAAGGAATTTCGTGGAAGGAAATGTATTCAGACAAGCTATCCGATTattcgaaggtgaagatggattacTACGGAAATTCGATAATGCTCtagaagaagctatgaaaaATCAATCCGAGTCAGAGGAACAAACCCCTTATTTACCAAGGCAATTTCACCCAAAAGAAAAATCCGAAATGAGATTAGAGCTATACTCGCTAGCTTGTAAAGCGATAATAGGACTTGG
Coding sequences within it:
- a CDS encoding cyanate hydratase, whose protein sequence is MLNLPLHCQALLQLKTLSGLTFSDISTKIDKPEVWTAALFYGQATTDEDTAKKVFEVLSEGSKSSLEAYNKDYLPPNTPQVTQERLIAGLAGKGQGSLGVQGLVDRDRGMEMPPKDPVLYRLYEVLLVYGYSYKALIAEKFGDGIMSAIDFRTSLERKKDPKGDRVVITMDGKFLPYSSTEAWKG